The following proteins are encoded in a genomic region of Trichocoleus sp.:
- a CDS encoding GuaB3 family IMP dehydrogenase-related protein — MDIQIGRGKAARRAYGIDEIALVPGQRTLDPSLADTRWQIGGIERDIPIIASAMDGVVDVKMAVRLSQLGALGVINLEGIQTRYADPEPILDRIASVDKTEFVPLMQELYAEPIKPELIERRIQEIKSQGGIAAVSATPAGAAKFGQTVAKAGADLFFIQATVVSTAHLSPESITPLDLERFCQEMPIPVILGNCVTYEVTLNLMKAGAAAVLVGIGPGAACTSRGVLGVGIPQATAVADCAAAREDFYRETGKYVPVIADGGLITGGDICKCIACGADGVMIGSPFARAAEAPGRGYHWGMATPSPVLPRGTRIRVGTTGTLEQILRGPAQLDDGTHNLLGALQTSMGTLGAKDIREMQQVEVVIAPSLLTEGKVYQKAQQLGMGK; from the coding sequence GTGGACATTCAAATTGGTCGCGGTAAGGCTGCCCGTCGGGCGTATGGAATTGATGAGATTGCGCTGGTTCCTGGTCAGCGAACACTCGACCCATCTTTGGCAGATACCCGTTGGCAAATTGGCGGGATTGAACGAGACATTCCCATCATTGCCAGTGCCATGGATGGCGTCGTGGATGTAAAAATGGCAGTTCGGCTGAGTCAGCTTGGTGCGTTGGGAGTCATCAACTTAGAAGGCATTCAAACCCGCTATGCTGATCCAGAGCCAATTCTCGATCGCATTGCCTCGGTTGATAAAACCGAGTTCGTGCCGCTGATGCAGGAGCTTTATGCAGAACCAATCAAGCCCGAACTCATTGAGCGACGGATTCAGGAAATTAAGTCGCAGGGTGGCATTGCTGCGGTCAGTGCAACTCCAGCAGGGGCAGCGAAGTTTGGTCAAACAGTCGCGAAGGCAGGTGCAGATCTGTTCTTTATTCAGGCGACAGTCGTTTCAACTGCTCACCTTTCCCCCGAATCAATAACGCCCCTTGATCTGGAACGGTTCTGTCAAGAGATGCCAATTCCCGTTATTTTGGGGAACTGCGTCACCTATGAAGTAACCCTGAACTTGATGAAAGCAGGCGCAGCAGCAGTTCTGGTTGGCATTGGACCCGGTGCAGCCTGTACTTCTCGTGGTGTATTGGGTGTCGGAATTCCGCAAGCAACAGCAGTTGCAGATTGTGCAGCAGCACGCGAAGATTTCTATCGCGAAACTGGCAAATATGTTCCTGTCATTGCAGATGGTGGTTTGATCACGGGTGGCGATATCTGTAAGTGCATTGCTTGTGGTGCAGATGGGGTCATGATTGGTTCTCCTTTTGCCAGAGCAGCAGAAGCTCCCGGTCGCGGCTATCATTGGGGTATGGCAACACCTAGCCCGGTTCTACCGCGTGGCACTCGAATTCGAGTCGGCACAACAGGCACGCTAGAGCAAATTTTGCGGGGTCCCGCTCAACTCGACGACGGAACTCATAATCTGCTCGGTGCTCTGCAAACCAGTATGGGAACCCTTGGAGCAAAAGATATTCGGGAGATGCAGCAGGTTGAAGTCGTGATTGCGCCTTCTCTGCTGACAGAAGGAAAGGTTTACCAGAAAGCGCAGCAGTTGGGCATGGGCAAGTAG
- the hemW gene encoding radical SAM family heme chaperone HemW, translating to MSLSLAGSTAAYLHIPFCRRRCYYCDFAISIVGDQPPLARLQATDEYREYGTIAQYVDFLCQEIQTTPSGGQPLKTVFFGGGTPSLLTVKQLEQILTLLDRRFGIAADAEISMEMDPGTFDRDKLQGYVAAGINRVSLGVQAFQAELLAACGRTHTPEDIAWAIDLIHQTNLQNFSLDLISGLPHQTLENWQESLEAAITLAPPHLSIYDLTVEPGTAFDRWYQPGTAPLPTDAMTAQMYRLAQQILTDAGYEHYEISNYARSGFQCQHNRVYWENKPYYGFGMGAASYLQQQRFTRPRKRSDYYQWVQEFIAAGKIDCSPTPPTEMLLDTLMVGLRLAEGLSLTQLESQFGKAIVQDILACLQPHQQKGWVQITDRSRDARIQLTDPEGFLFSNVVLSDLFEALG from the coding sequence GTGTCTTTGTCTTTAGCTGGTTCAACAGCCGCCTATCTCCACATTCCTTTTTGTCGGCGGCGGTGCTACTACTGTGACTTTGCCATCTCGATCGTCGGTGATCAGCCTCCTCTAGCTCGGTTGCAGGCAACGGATGAATATCGCGAATATGGCACGATCGCCCAATATGTTGATTTTCTTTGTCAGGAAATCCAGACAACACCAAGTGGCGGACAACCGCTGAAAACCGTATTTTTTGGTGGCGGCACGCCTTCCCTGCTGACCGTCAAACAGCTTGAGCAAATTCTGACCCTGCTCGATCGGCGTTTTGGCATTGCTGCGGATGCTGAAATTTCGATGGAGATGGACCCTGGCACATTCGATCGAGACAAACTGCAAGGCTATGTTGCTGCCGGAATTAATCGTGTCAGTCTGGGAGTTCAGGCATTTCAGGCAGAACTGCTGGCAGCCTGTGGGCGCACTCATACCCCAGAAGATATCGCCTGGGCGATCGATCTCATCCATCAAACCAATTTGCAGAATTTCAGTCTGGATTTGATTTCTGGTTTACCGCATCAAACGCTGGAAAACTGGCAGGAATCGCTTGAGGCAGCCATTACACTTGCTCCACCGCACCTTTCGATCTATGACCTGACTGTTGAGCCAGGAACCGCCTTCGATCGCTGGTATCAGCCTGGCACTGCGCCCCTGCCCACTGATGCGATGACGGCTCAAATGTATCGTCTGGCGCAGCAAATTTTGACAGATGCAGGCTACGAGCACTATGAAATCTCAAACTATGCGCGATCGGGGTTTCAGTGTCAGCACAATCGCGTCTATTGGGAAAACAAACCCTACTACGGCTTTGGCATGGGAGCTGCCAGCTATCTCCAACAACAGCGGTTTACGCGTCCCCGGAAACGCAGCGATTACTATCAGTGGGTGCAAGAATTCATCGCTGCTGGCAAGATTGACTGTTCCCCCACGCCGCCTACAGAAATGCTGCTTGATACGCTGATGGTGGGGCTACGTCTTGCTGAAGGATTGAGCCTGACGCAGCTAGAGAGCCAGTTTGGTAAAGCCATTGTTCAAGATATTCTGGCTTGTCTGCAACCTCACCAGCAGAAAGGATGGGTACAGATCACGGATCGATCGAGAGACGCCCGCATCCAATTGACCGACCCAGAAGGCTTTCTGTTCTCCAACGTCGTTCTATCAGACCTGTTTGAAGCGCTCGGCTAA
- a CDS encoding PIN/TRAM domain-containing protein: protein MLDAIIIISFIIAGAGIGFYSVDFLPNDALEQVTSLEGLSLVTAGFGALIGFALGLVAQTGYRRVERQVREMPIDRLLSRSVGLVLGLLVANLMLAPVFLLPIPREFAFIKPLAAVLGSVMFAFSGVNLADIHGRTLLRLINPNSVETMLVAEGTLKPVSTKVLDTSCIIDGRIEDLLSTGFLEGQILVPQFVLQELQQIADASNDQKRTRGRRGLDILNRLQEAYPERIIIHSADYDDVSTVDAKLVRLAQEINGTLLTNDYNLNKVASLQKVNVLNINDLAQAMRPAYLPGDGIDLKIVKQGKEPEQGVGYLNDGTMVVVEEGGNYIGDEVAVVVTGALQTSAGRMIFARPQSSTVTS from the coding sequence ATGCTTGACGCAATTATCATCATATCTTTCATCATAGCAGGGGCAGGGATCGGCTTTTATAGCGTCGATTTCTTGCCGAATGACGCCCTAGAACAGGTGACGAGTCTGGAAGGGCTGAGCCTTGTAACCGCTGGTTTTGGCGCTTTAATTGGCTTCGCACTGGGTCTGGTCGCACAAACGGGCTATCGACGGGTGGAACGTCAGGTGCGGGAAATGCCGATCGATCGCTTGCTGAGTCGATCGGTGGGGTTGGTGCTGGGGTTGCTGGTTGCAAACCTGATGCTGGCTCCAGTCTTCCTGCTGCCTATTCCACGCGAGTTTGCCTTTATCAAGCCTTTAGCTGCCGTTTTGGGAAGCGTCATGTTTGCCTTTTCAGGGGTGAACCTGGCTGATATTCATGGACGTACCCTGCTCAGGTTAATCAATCCCAACAGCGTTGAAACGATGCTAGTTGCTGAAGGGACGCTGAAGCCTGTCTCAACTAAGGTGCTAGATACTAGTTGCATCATTGACGGACGGATTGAAGACCTGCTCAGTACTGGCTTTCTGGAAGGGCAAATTTTGGTGCCGCAGTTTGTCTTGCAAGAACTCCAGCAAATCGCTGATGCTTCTAACGACCAGAAGCGAACGAGAGGCAGGCGTGGCTTAGATATCCTGAATCGGCTTCAGGAAGCTTACCCAGAACGAATTATTATTCATTCAGCCGATTATGACGATGTTTCCACCGTTGACGCAAAGCTAGTGCGACTGGCGCAAGAAATCAACGGCACTTTGCTGACAAATGATTACAACCTGAATAAGGTTGCCAGTCTCCAAAAAGTTAACGTGCTCAATATCAATGATTTGGCGCAGGCGATGCGTCCGGCTTACCTGCCCGGAGATGGAATCGACCTCAAAATTGTCAAGCAGGGCAAAGAACCCGAACAGGGAGTCGGTTATCTCAACGACGGCACGATGGTCGTGGTTGAGGAAGGTGGCAACTACATTGGTGATGAAGTGGCAGTTGTGGTGACAGGTGCGCTCCAAACCTCCGCAGGGCGCATGATTTTTGCCCGTCCTCAATCTTCAACAGTGACTTCTTAG
- a CDS encoding photosystem II reaction center protein K encodes MEAALLLAKLPEAYAIFDPLVDVLPVIPVFFLLLAFVWQAAVGFR; translated from the coding sequence ATGGAAGCGGCGTTGCTCTTAGCGAAATTACCCGAAGCCTACGCGATTTTTGACCCCCTCGTAGACGTTCTGCCTGTAATCCCGGTTTTCTTCCTGTTGCTCGCGTTCGTTTGGCAAGCAGCAGTTGGTTTTAGATAA
- a CDS encoding glutathione S-transferase family protein, translating to MLKLYGGARSRASIVQWYLEELGIPYEFIMLDMQAAQHRQPDFLAINPFGKVPAIVDGDFKLWESGAILLYLSEKYDQTLTTPEQRAEVAQWVLFANSTVATGIFVEANREREMPRLFPPLSQHFENHAFILGDRFSAADIAMGSMLAYIPMMLKLSFDDYPGITSYLKGITERPAFQKAIGGRS from the coding sequence ATGCTGAAGCTTTATGGAGGGGCACGCAGTCGTGCCTCAATTGTGCAGTGGTATCTAGAAGAGTTGGGCATTCCCTACGAGTTCATCATGCTCGACATGCAAGCCGCGCAACATCGGCAGCCTGATTTTCTGGCAATCAACCCGTTTGGGAAGGTTCCAGCGATCGTAGATGGGGATTTTAAACTCTGGGAGTCGGGCGCGATCCTGCTCTATCTGTCTGAAAAGTACGACCAGACGTTAACCACCCCCGAACAGCGGGCGGAAGTGGCTCAGTGGGTGCTCTTTGCCAACTCAACTGTCGCCACGGGCATCTTTGTGGAAGCCAATCGAGAGCGAGAAATGCCGCGCCTGTTTCCGCCACTCAGTCAGCACTTCGAGAATCATGCTTTCATCCTGGGCGATCGATTTTCTGCTGCTGATATCGCAATGGGTTCAATGCTGGCATACATTCCAATGATGCTAAAGCTCTCTTTTGATGACTATCCAGGCATCACCAGCTACCTGAAGGGAATTACAGAACGTCCGGCGTTCCAAAAGGCGATCGGCGGTCGATCCTAG
- a CDS encoding glycosyltransferase family 1 protein produces MIEILEEFAAPIIANFSFVGSKPTGLATYALNLSPELHLPGLALLVPPAFQQQNQLQHPCVNIPGNLSSEQGKLGHFRRLRWTQLELPKLYRKLQSNLLFSLVPEAPLWAGCRSVVMVHDLIPLRFPRWTSPLTQYARFYVPQVLNQAEHIICNSKATAEDICQFYQIPARKITPISLAHDSRHFRVPESDRLPPPDRPYFLYVGRHDPYKNLQRLIRAFAALPNCSSYELWIAGSADPRYTPMLKALALELDIPEQVKFLDYVRYEDLPILLNRSIAMVYPSLWEGFGFPVLEAMACGAPVITSNLSSMPEVAGEAALLVNPYNEAEITAAMYRIATDSQMQAQLRAAGLQQAKQFSWAKTGQATAEVLQQFV; encoded by the coding sequence GTGATTGAGATTCTAGAGGAGTTCGCTGCCCCAATTATTGCCAATTTCTCCTTTGTTGGTTCTAAACCGACGGGATTAGCAACCTATGCGCTTAATTTATCGCCTGAGCTGCATTTACCGGGTTTAGCACTGCTGGTTCCACCTGCTTTTCAACAGCAGAATCAGTTGCAGCATCCTTGTGTAAACATCCCTGGAAACTTAAGTTCCGAACAGGGCAAATTAGGACATTTTCGGCGACTGCGCTGGACTCAATTGGAGTTGCCAAAGCTCTACAGAAAATTGCAGTCCAACTTATTGTTTTCACTCGTACCAGAAGCCCCGCTATGGGCTGGCTGTCGATCGGTGGTCATGGTACATGATCTGATTCCGCTCCGTTTTCCCCGCTGGACTTCTCCCCTGACTCAGTACGCCCGTTTTTATGTACCACAAGTACTTAACCAGGCGGAGCATATTATCTGTAACTCCAAAGCAACGGCTGAAGATATCTGCCAGTTCTACCAGATTCCAGCTCGTAAAATTACGCCGATTTCTTTAGCCCACGATTCACGCCATTTTCGCGTCCCTGAATCCGATCGTCTCCCCCCACCCGATCGCCCCTATTTTCTCTACGTTGGACGGCATGACCCGTACAAAAACCTCCAGCGACTCATCCGAGCCTTTGCCGCTCTGCCCAATTGCTCCTCCTATGAACTCTGGATCGCTGGCTCTGCCGATCCGCGCTATACGCCAATGCTCAAGGCTCTAGCCCTCGAACTCGACATTCCAGAGCAAGTCAAGTTTTTGGACTATGTGCGCTACGAGGATTTGCCCATTTTGCTGAATCGGTCGATCGCCATGGTCTACCCCAGCTTATGGGAAGGGTTTGGGTTTCCGGTTCTAGAAGCGATGGCTTGCGGTGCTCCCGTGATTACCTCCAATCTCTCCTCAATGCCAGAAGTCGCTGGAGAAGCTGCCCTTTTGGTAAACCCCTACAACGAAGCAGAAATTACCGCTGCAATGTATCGAATTGCAACCGATTCCCAGATGCAAGCTCAACTCCGAGCGGCGGGACTCCAACAGGCAAAGCAGTTTAGCTGGGCGAAGACTGGACAGGCAACGGCTGAGGTTCTGCAACAGTTTGTCTAG
- a CDS encoding ABC transporter ATP-binding protein, which translates to MREPVITFYNVSKSYPIYSHIKGIKNLLFNLPQAIDAFRKEQYEALCDISFEVYEGENFGIIGNNGAGKSTTLGLIAGVLKPNRGRVIVRRRISPLLALGAGFHMELTGRENIILNGVLMGLTRREVRGKVDEIIDFSELGDFIDRPIRMYSSGMMARLGFSVVAHLDPEILLIDEVLGVGDIRFQKKCLDKMMTFKDSGVTMVIVTHSVASVINICDRAMWIEDHRVKMLGDPTDIVVRYSDASGVPIDLSAVNKAKL; encoded by the coding sequence ATGAGAGAGCCAGTTATTACTTTCTACAACGTCAGCAAATCTTACCCCATCTACAGCCACATCAAAGGTATCAAAAATCTTCTCTTCAATCTCCCTCAAGCGATCGATGCATTCCGCAAGGAACAATATGAGGCATTGTGTGACATTTCTTTTGAAGTTTATGAAGGGGAGAACTTTGGCATTATTGGCAATAATGGTGCCGGAAAAAGCACCACGCTGGGCTTAATCGCAGGGGTTCTTAAGCCAAACCGGGGTAGGGTCATTGTTCGCCGCAGAATTTCCCCACTGTTGGCGTTAGGCGCAGGCTTCCACATGGAACTGACCGGACGCGAAAATATTATTTTGAATGGAGTATTAATGGGGCTAACCCGACGAGAAGTGCGGGGGAAAGTCGATGAAATTATTGACTTTTCGGAGTTAGGAGATTTCATCGATCGCCCCATTCGGATGTACTCAAGCGGCATGATGGCACGCTTAGGGTTTTCGGTTGTGGCACACCTTGATCCTGAAATTTTGCTCATTGACGAAGTTTTGGGAGTGGGCGATATTCGGTTCCAGAAAAAATGTCTGGATAAGATGATGACCTTCAAGGATAGCGGTGTGACGATGGTGATTGTGACGCACTCCGTTGCCAGCGTGATTAATATCTGCGATCGCGCGATGTGGATTGAAGATCATCGAGTCAAAATGCTGGGTGATCCAACTGACATTGTGGTGCGATATTCAGATGCATCTGGTGTGCCCATTGACCTGAGTGCGGTCAACAAAGCGAAATTGTAA
- a CDS encoding ABC transporter permease — MNGRIAKGWKKVKARGYSRDWENYRDLLIVLVQKELKVRYNNKAIGYLWSIASPLTSALVYYIALQVFMRIQIPDYALILLSGIFPWQWLSNAIGSSPNLFIGNAGIIKKVNFPRNIVLLCSVLNHMIHFLISIPVLLFFILLFHHTPTLDWLYGIPILTAIQLVLVYGIGIFLATINLFFRDLERLTSILLNFIFYFTPILYPLEQIPETYLKFIWLNPFAPLIVAWRELFLYGNFDALNAFYSLIYAIVFFFLGQFTYRKLSWKFAELI; from the coding sequence GTGAACGGTCGGATTGCTAAAGGCTGGAAGAAGGTTAAAGCAAGAGGTTACAGTCGAGACTGGGAAAACTATCGAGACCTGCTGATCGTTCTGGTTCAGAAGGAATTAAAGGTTCGCTATAACAACAAGGCAATTGGCTATTTGTGGTCGATCGCTAGCCCTCTGACTTCAGCACTGGTCTACTACATCGCGCTACAGGTTTTCATGCGCATTCAAATCCCAGATTATGCGCTGATTCTGCTTTCGGGAATCTTCCCCTGGCAATGGCTCTCAAACGCGATCGGTTCTTCTCCCAACTTGTTTATTGGAAATGCCGGAATTATCAAGAAGGTCAATTTTCCCCGAAACATTGTGCTGCTTTGCTCAGTGTTGAATCACATGATTCACTTCTTAATTTCGATTCCAGTTCTGTTATTTTTTATCCTGCTGTTTCACCACACACCAACCTTAGATTGGCTTTATGGCATCCCAATCCTGACAGCCATTCAGTTAGTACTGGTGTATGGAATTGGTATATTTCTTGCAACCATCAACCTGTTCTTCCGAGATTTAGAACGCCTGACCTCAATTCTGCTTAACTTCATTTTCTACTTCACACCGATTCTTTATCCCCTCGAACAAATTCCAGAAACCTACTTAAAATTCATCTGGCTCAATCCTTTTGCTCCACTGATTGTTGCTTGGCGTGAGCTATTTCTTTACGGAAATTTTGATGCCCTAAATGCTTTTTATAGTTTGATTTACGCAATCGTATTCTTCTTTCTTGGGCAATTCACCTATCGCAAACTCTCCTGGAAATTTGCAGAACTGATATGA